From a single Phragmites australis chromosome 7, lpPhrAust1.1, whole genome shotgun sequence genomic region:
- the LOC133924835 gene encoding protein DMR6-LIKE OXYGENASE 1-like encodes MAPAIAKSLLSDLVAQSGHVPLSHVRPVGDRPDLANVDNESGAGIPLIDLKKLNGPERRKVVEAIGRACESDGFFMVTNHGIPKEVVEGMLRVAREFFHLPESERLKYYSDDPKKAIRLSTSFNVRTEKVSNWRDFLRLHCYPLESFIDQWPSNPPSFRQVVGTYSKEARALALRLLEAISESLGLERSHMVTAMGRHAQHMAVNYYPPCQQPELTYGLPGHKDPNAITLLLQDGVSGLQVQRNGRWVAVNPVPNALVINIGDQLQALSNDRYKSVLHRVIVNSESERISVPTFYCPSQDAVIAPTTAPGDDGHPLAYRPFTYQEYYDEFWNMGLKSASCLDRFRPQ; translated from the exons ATGGCCCCGGCGATTGCCAAGTCTCTTCTCAGCGATCTTGTGGCACAGTCAGGTCATGTCCCGTTGAGCCACGTTAGACCTGTCGGCGACCGCCCGGACCTCGCTAATGTCGACAACGAGTCCGGTGCCGGCATCCCGCTCATCGACCTCAAAAAGCTCAACGGGCCGGAGCGCCGTAAGGTCGTGGAGGCCATCGGCAGGGCCTGCGAGTCCGACGGATTTTTCATG GTGACGAACCACGGCATCCCAAAGGAGGTCGTCGAGGGGATGCTACGCGTGGCGAGGGAGTTCTTCCACCTGCCAGAGTCGGAGCGGCTCAAGTACTACTCCGACGACCCCAAGAAGGCGATCCGGCTGTCCACGAGCTTCAACGTGCGCACCGAGAAGGTGAGCAACTGGCGCGACTTCCTGCGCTTGCATTGCTATCCTCTGGAGAGCTTCATCGACCAGTGGCCGTCCAACCCGCCCTCCTTCAG ACAAGTGGTGGGCACCTACTCCAAGGAAGCGAGAGCGCTCGCGCTTCGGCTGCTGGAGGCGATATCGGAGAGCCTGGGGCTCGAGCGGAGCCACATGGTGACGGCCATGGGGAGGCACGCGCAGCACATGGCAGTGAACTACTACCCGCCATGCCAGCAGCCGGAGCTCACCTACGGGCTTCCTGGGCACAAGGACCCCAATGCCATCACACTGCTGCTCCAGGACGGCGTGTCCGGCCTGCAGGTGCAGCGCAACGGCCGCTGGGTGGCCGTGAACCCCGTGCCCAACGCGCTGGTCATCAACATCGGAGACCAACTGCAG GCGCTGAGTAACGATCGCTACAAGAGCGTGCTGCACCGCGTGATCGTGAACAGCGAAAGCGAGCGGATCTCGGTGCCGACGTTCTATTGCCCGTCCCAGGACGCGGTGATCGCGCCGACCACCGCGCCGGGGGACGACGGCCACCCTCTGGCCTACCGGCCCTTCACCTACCAGGAGTACTACGACGAGTTCTGGAACATGGGCCTCAAGTCGGCCAGTTGCCTCGACCGGTTCAGACCCCAGTGA